The following coding sequences are from one Planctomicrobium piriforme window:
- a CDS encoding winged helix-turn-helix transcriptional regulator: protein MPHDSTAESNEHEPLQKLLTILASPWTLLLLHRLHMEGPKRFGELKRRLGAISTKTLTERLRLLESEGWLLRHYEPTVPPQVTYSITPKVLELDGVMIELDRIAERWYGKDKKGS from the coding sequence ATGCCCCACGACAGCACCGCCGAAAGCAACGAACACGAACCGCTGCAGAAGTTACTGACGATCCTCGCCAGCCCGTGGACCCTGCTGCTGCTGCATCGCCTGCACATGGAAGGCCCGAAGCGCTTCGGCGAGCTGAAGCGACGTCTGGGAGCGATCTCCACCAAGACGCTGACCGAACGCCTCCGCCTGCTGGAATCCGAAGGCTGGCTTTTACGACACTACGAACCAACCGTCCCGCCTCAAGTCACCTACTCAATCACCCCCAAGGTGCTGGAACTGGACGGCGTGATGATCGAACTCGACCGGATTGCGGAACGGTGGTACGGGAAAGAC
- a CDS encoding tetratricopeptide repeat protein has protein sequence MRDGLVVCGLIVLTLLAYAGTFRNGFVDYDDPDYVYSNPIVAQGLTLEGLRYAWTTFDVGNWIPLTWLSYELDVQMFGPRPAGFHATSILLHTLNAVLFYFWLRLATGALGRSAIAAALFAVHPLHVESVAWIAERKDVLSTFWLLAALLLFRWYTVSPRLGRYLAFLLAYACGLLSKSMLVTLPVLLLLANYWPLLRTRWNCGGDGDARVRSVKTLLLEQAAPLALAVLCSLITIWAQSSVGAMIDLEEHSFPQRLAHAAQACGWYLQKTFVPTELGVCYLYANNVQSLAIQALNLAVLAAIAAWVVFNARRRPWLLFGFGWFFISLLPVIGLIQVGAQAYADRYSYVPHLGLLVAIVWQLHDWLCRVRYGKVIGVVTTVAALGMLTGLTVRQVTVWRNTTTLFEHLLELDPRNWLAHSKLSAESYRAGHKDDAERHASKALELNPQFSPALNDLGLLRIEQGKLDEAAKLFEAALLLNPSDRRAVFNRARVARLQGDFPVAERLYSQMKQLKPESLATRVELAQVYIAQNRYREALPELMAAIELSPRDPELRSHAAMVLAELGLGRTAIDQLKVAIQLAPGEPGLHDNLGLLLQAQGNPQAALESFQRARQLNPDDPLARERIPALRSQLGLPEE, from the coding sequence ATGCGAGACGGGTTGGTCGTTTGCGGACTGATTGTCCTCACGCTGCTGGCGTATGCCGGAACCTTCCGCAACGGCTTCGTTGACTATGACGACCCCGACTATGTCTACAGCAACCCGATTGTCGCGCAGGGGCTGACGCTGGAGGGGCTGCGTTATGCATGGACGACGTTCGACGTTGGCAACTGGATTCCGCTGACCTGGCTGTCATACGAACTTGATGTTCAAATGTTCGGACCGCGACCTGCCGGCTTTCATGCCACTTCGATCCTGCTGCACACCCTCAACGCCGTGCTGTTCTATTTCTGGCTACGGCTGGCGACCGGCGCCCTCGGTCGCAGTGCGATTGCCGCCGCGTTGTTTGCCGTCCATCCGTTGCATGTGGAATCGGTGGCGTGGATCGCGGAGCGAAAGGATGTCCTGAGCACGTTCTGGTTGCTCGCGGCGTTGCTGCTGTTTCGCTGGTACACCGTTTCGCCTCGGCTCGGCCGCTATCTGGCATTTCTGCTGGCCTACGCTTGTGGACTGCTTTCGAAGTCGATGCTGGTGACGTTGCCTGTCTTGTTGTTGCTGGCGAACTATTGGCCGCTGTTGCGAACCCGCTGGAACTGCGGGGGCGATGGTGACGCAAGGGTGCGGAGCGTCAAAACATTGCTGCTGGAACAGGCGGCGCCGTTGGCGCTCGCGGTCCTCTGCAGCCTGATCACCATCTGGGCGCAGTCGAGCGTGGGGGCCATGATCGATCTGGAAGAGCATTCCTTTCCGCAACGCCTGGCACATGCGGCTCAGGCCTGCGGCTGGTATCTGCAGAAAACTTTTGTCCCGACAGAACTCGGAGTCTGTTATCTGTATGCGAACAACGTCCAGTCGTTGGCGATCCAGGCATTGAACCTCGCGGTGCTGGCGGCGATTGCGGCGTGGGTTGTTTTTAATGCCCGACGTCGCCCCTGGCTGTTGTTCGGATTCGGTTGGTTCTTCATTTCACTGCTGCCGGTGATTGGACTGATTCAGGTGGGCGCACAGGCCTATGCCGACCGCTACAGCTATGTTCCGCATCTGGGGCTTCTGGTTGCGATTGTCTGGCAACTGCACGACTGGCTCTGTCGAGTTCGCTACGGAAAGGTGATCGGCGTTGTGACCACGGTGGCAGCGCTGGGGATGCTGACGGGTCTCACCGTCCGACAGGTCACCGTCTGGCGCAATACCACGACGCTGTTCGAGCATCTGTTGGAACTGGACCCCCGCAACTGGCTGGCACATTCCAAACTGAGTGCGGAAAGCTATCGAGCCGGTCACAAAGACGATGCGGAGCGTCACGCGAGCAAGGCTCTTGAACTGAACCCCCAGTTCTCGCCTGCGTTGAACGATCTGGGATTGCTGCGGATCGAACAGGGAAAACTCGACGAAGCGGCCAAATTGTTCGAAGCCGCGCTGCTCTTGAACCCTTCAGATCGTCGCGCCGTCTTTAATCGTGCCCGCGTCGCGCGTCTGCAAGGAGACTTTCCGGTGGCCGAGCGGTTGTATTCGCAGATGAAACAGCTCAAGCCGGAGAGTCTCGCCACGCGAGTGGAACTCGCGCAGGTGTACATTGCCCAGAACCGCTATCGCGAGGCATTGCCGGAGCTGATGGCGGCGATTGAACTCTCTCCGCGCGATCCCGAACTTCGCAGTCACGCGGCGATGGTCCTGGCGGAACTCGGGTTGGGACGCACGGCGATCGATCAACTTAAAGTTGCGATTCAACTCGCCCCCGGTGAGCCAGGCCTGCACGACAACCTCGGATTGCTGCTGCAAGCGCAAGGGAACCCGCAAGCCGCACTGGAATCGTTTCAGCGAGCGCGACAACTCAATCCTGACGATCCGCTCGCCCGCGAGCGCATTCCCGCATTGAGGTCACAGCTGGGGTTGCCTGAAGAGTGA
- a CDS encoding toxin-antitoxin system YwqK family antitoxin codes for MRTGTLNWIGLGGLFATGLLAIHPATQVSGSATADVHVRELYGGGWITETVLEDGTLHGLCCSYREDGSILQQCLYERGVPTEIVEYSPSGQIEARTTTSFFGTTSRVSFVESVTSPTLVTSR; via the coding sequence ATGCGCACTGGGACTTTGAACTGGATCGGTCTGGGAGGATTGTTCGCCACCGGCCTGTTGGCAATTCATCCGGCGACGCAAGTCAGCGGTTCGGCAACGGCAGACGTCCACGTCCGCGAACTCTATGGCGGCGGCTGGATCACCGAAACAGTTCTGGAAGATGGCACGCTGCACGGGCTCTGCTGCAGCTATCGCGAAGACGGTTCAATTCTCCAGCAATGCCTTTATGAACGCGGCGTGCCCACGGAGATCGTCGAGTACAGCCCGAGCGGCCAGATCGAAGCCCGCACCACCACCAGCTTCTTCGGCACGACGAGTCGGGTGAGTTTTGTTGAGTCGGTGACTTCTCCGACGCTCGTCACGTCTCGCTGA
- a CDS encoding SDR family oxidoreductase, with product MSFELSLTGRRALVTGSSKGIGLAVVKALSAAGVDVIAAARSAPEQLPEGVRFVAADLTQADGCAALAQAVTERFGVLDILVNVLGGSSAPSGGFAVLDDDQWFRELNLNLMSAVRMDRALLPAMIERGSGVIIHVTSIQRELPLPEATTAYAAAKAALSTYSKCLSKEVTPKGIRVVRVSPGWVETEASVALAERLAEQTGVDYEGGRQIIMNSLGGIPLGRPAKPEEVADLITFLVSPRAASITGTEYVIDGGTVPTV from the coding sequence ATGAGTTTCGAATTATCTCTGACCGGCCGCCGCGCTCTCGTCACCGGCAGCAGCAAAGGAATCGGTCTGGCGGTGGTGAAAGCACTGTCTGCAGCAGGCGTGGATGTGATCGCTGCCGCCCGATCAGCGCCGGAACAGTTGCCGGAAGGGGTGCGTTTTGTTGCCGCCGACCTGACTCAGGCCGACGGCTGTGCCGCTCTGGCTCAGGCCGTGACCGAACGGTTTGGAGTCCTCGACATTCTCGTCAATGTGCTGGGAGGTTCGAGTGCTCCCTCTGGCGGATTTGCAGTGCTGGATGACGACCAGTGGTTTCGCGAACTGAACTTGAACCTGATGTCTGCCGTGCGGATGGATCGAGCTTTGCTGCCGGCCATGATTGAACGGGGTTCAGGCGTGATTATTCACGTCACTTCGATTCAGCGTGAGCTGCCGCTGCCTGAGGCGACCACCGCCTACGCCGCCGCAAAAGCAGCGCTGTCGACCTACAGCAAATGCCTGTCAAAAGAAGTCACGCCGAAGGGGATTCGCGTGGTCCGCGTGTCTCCCGGCTGGGTGGAAACCGAAGCATCTGTTGCTTTGGCCGAGCGGCTCGCGGAGCAGACCGGCGTGGACTACGAGGGAGGCCGGCAGATCATCATGAATTCGCTCGGTGGAATTCCGCTCGGGCGTCCTGCCAAGCCAGAGGAAGTGGCCGACTTGATTACCTTCCTCGTCTCACCCCGAGCAGCCTCCATTACCGGCACGGAATATGTCATCGACGGCGGAACGGTTCCGACCGTCTGA
- a CDS encoding NIPSNAP family protein, whose translation MMQNNLARVASVAVIVVSAWAVKGILLPQQSSAEGPLPVTVDDKSAQGNQFYELRIYTAAPGKMEALHQRFRDHTLRLFEKHGIKSIGYWTEADSQARLYYLVAYPDRASREKMLINGIAADPEFRQAVAESESNGKLTSQIESVLLTPTDYSALK comes from the coding sequence ATGATGCAGAACAACCTTGCCCGCGTTGCCTCTGTCGCAGTGATTGTCGTTTCCGCCTGGGCGGTGAAGGGGATTCTCCTCCCGCAACAATCTTCGGCCGAGGGGCCGTTACCTGTGACCGTGGATGACAAATCCGCTCAGGGCAATCAGTTTTACGAGCTGCGGATCTACACCGCCGCGCCTGGCAAGATGGAGGCGTTGCATCAGCGGTTCCGCGATCACACGCTCCGGTTGTTCGAGAAGCACGGGATCAAGAGCATCGGCTACTGGACGGAAGCGGACTCGCAGGCACGTTTGTACTACCTGGTGGCGTACCCCGATCGCGCGAGCCGGGAAAAAATGCTCATCAATGGAATTGCCGCCGATCCGGAGTTTCGCCAGGCCGTGGCCGAGTCTGAAAGTAACGGAAAATTAACGTCCCAGATCGAATCGGTACTACTGACCCCGACCGACTACTCGGCGCTGAAATAG
- a CDS encoding thioredoxin family protein, translating to MKYVNAAVAVIMLVIVSQAMIFPVAPPDDPWFKNAITNYPRPVLVKFGADWCPPCRHMEGVLDDVAPMLSGRVKVVRIDIDRKPELAQHYGVSGIPQVFLFDHGKVIARHGGFGDAQQVKNWVDRYTK from the coding sequence ATGAAATATGTGAATGCCGCTGTCGCTGTCATCATGCTGGTCATTGTCTCGCAGGCGATGATCTTTCCAGTTGCGCCGCCAGACGATCCGTGGTTCAAGAACGCGATCACGAATTATCCCCGGCCGGTGCTGGTGAAGTTCGGCGCCGACTGGTGCCCTCCTTGCCGGCATATGGAAGGGGTTCTCGACGACGTCGCGCCGATGTTGTCCGGCCGCGTGAAGGTGGTGCGGATCGATATCGATCGCAAGCCGGAACTCGCTCAGCACTATGGCGTGAGCGGGATTCCCCAAGTCTTTCTGTTTGACCATGGCAAAGTCATCGCCCGTCACGGCGGATTTGGCGATGCCCAACAGGTGAAGAACTGGGTTGATCGATACACGAAGTGA